The window TAAATCCCGAAAAACGAGTTATGTTATCATAAGTATCTTTTACTCCATGAACAAAAGCGGGTTTCACATAGCCTTTTTTAAGAATTTGTCGTGTCATTAAAAGCATCGCATTATGATTGTCAATTGTCATATTAAAAATATTAATATCGTGAAGTCTTCGATCCAAAACGATAATCGGTCTAAAGTTTTTTGCCAGTTGAATTAACGACTCGTCCGTTATATGAATGTCTGTAATAATAGCTCCGTCAGCGGAACGTTCTTTTAATAAGCTATTTGATGAAACTCCAGTAGATACAATCATGGTGTACCCGTTTTTTGCCAATTGATGTTGAATTCCATCTAATAATTCATGATAAACTGGCCCACCAAAATCTGAGATGGCAACTAAAATGGTATCGGTGTTTCTTTTTTTAAGGTTTCTGGCAGCTGCCATAGGAAAATATCCGATTTCTTCGGCGATTTGCTTAATTCTATTAGCGGTAATATCGGGAATTCTTTTATCATTGTTTAAAGCATAAGAAACCGTAGATATAGAACAACTCGCTGCTTTTGCAACATCTTTGATTGTAGACATTTTATTGTTTCCTCTCAAAATTTAATTTTTGAAGTGCTTTTTGAATTAAAGGATGCTTCATATAGTATTTCCAAGTGGTTCCATGTAAATAATTATCTATCATCAATAAAGAAATCCCTTTATTGATTCCCACATAATCTTTACTTATCCAAGTTTTCTTTTTGTTTTGCTTTAAGATTCCATCAGTAAAGCCATAATCTTGAAATGATTTTGGATAGAGTTTATAAATTTCTTCTATTGCCATTTTAGATTCATTCGGTGTAAAAACGATAGATCCTAAACTTCCGCACGGAGGCAAAACTCCAAAGACGTGTTCTTCTTTCGGTTTCAAATCATTTGGATCGATGCATTGATTTCGATACCCTTTAGGTGTTAAACAAGCCGTCAACCCCCAACAAGTTTCACTTATTGTTTTATATTGATCTTGGTGGTTTTTGCACCATCTTTGATTAGCGAGAGTTGCTATTTTCGAATTTTCAAACCAATCAATACCACTAGCATCTGTTATCGTTTTAAAATCCAACCAAGCATGTGAAAATTGATAAACAAAAAGAGCGTTTGTTGGAGAGTAATAATACTCAAATTCATCATATTTCCCAAGTTTTCTTTCAAACCCATTAAAAAGTGCTAATGCATCAGTTTTGGAAATATCACCACTTGCTGCGGCCAAAAAATACATTGAAAGTTGTTCTGCATACATATGCCATTGATAAATCCATGGGTCGTTGGACTCGCCTCTATAATCACCACCAGATATTGGATTATAGGCCATTCTAAATACCTTTTTTCCATTGAAATCATGAATGAATTTTCCCCAATTCACCCTTTGAAATATTCGTTGAAATAATTCGTGAATTTCAACCTCATCAAAATAAGCATCACAAGTTAAAGCTCCATTTAAAAATAGAGTAGTATCTATGGTTGAAAATTCAGATTTTCGAAATGGTTTTCCCGAAGTCATGTCAACAAAATGAAGAAAGAATCCTTCATAATGATCGATGTTTGTATCAAAGGTTTGTAATGTTTTTATAACTCGTCTTTTTCCTTCTTCATATGTAATATATCCATTTTCAACGCCTATCACATATGCACTAAGACCATATCCAACAGACGCCACAGACGCCATGTCTTTGTCTTTTGTGTTATCACGAATTAAGCCATATCCTAAAGAGGATTCATCGTTGTTTGTTTCGTTCATAAAATACAAGAAACTATGATATAATTCTGATTCAAGTAGTGACATATTTTCCTCCAACGCTTTAATATTTTATTGTTTTAATTCAGCCAAAAATCTTTTTGCAAAACCGTGTTTGAAGAAGGTCCTATCATAAGGCAAAAACGACCCATCTCATATGTTTTACTTCCATCATCTATTGTATACATCAAATCATTTATCGTAATGTCAAATGTAACCGTGAGAGTTGAATGCCGATTAATCCATATTTTTTTAAATTGCTTTAATTCTTTTACTGGTCGACAGATTGATGCAGTATAATCGCGGATATATACTTCTACGATTTCAAAGCCTTCAAACGTACTATCATTTGAAATTGTAATCGAAGCATGAAGCGTTTCTTGAGATGTTATTTTTAGTTTGTCTAATCTTAAATCTTTATAAGTTAACTTTAAATAACTAAGCCCAAATCCAAATGGAAACAGTGGTTCGTTCGAAACATCAAGGTACCTTGACACGAATTCATTATCATCATTGGGTCCAATATAAGGCCGTCCTGTATTCAAATGATTATAATAGATAGGAATTTGTCCAATGCTTTTAGGGAAACTCATTGGTAGTTTACCAGACGGATTAATTTTTCCTGTTAATACATCTGTAATGGCTTCAGCTGTTTTTGAGCCTAAAAACCAAGTCTCAAGAATAGCATCGGCATCTAAAATATTTTCTAGAAGTAGTGGTCTTCCATTAAACAAAATGACTAGAACTTTTTTACCTAAAGCTTTTACCATATTAACTAATAAATCTTGTTTTGAAGGTAGGTGAATATCAGATAGAGAGTGCGCTTCTCCGGACAACCGTTCGTTTTCACCAATAGCAACTATTACCACATCAGCTCTTTGGATTTGTTTTATATCCTTTAACGTATAATCTAATAAACTGATACTATCCTTTACAAAAATCAAACGTTGGTCCGCTTTAATAAGAGCCTCTTCAAGCGTCGTATTTGTGTCTCTTCTTCCATGCCAACTCCAAGGTCCAACTGTCGCTCTAGATGTAGAATATGGCCCGATAAGTGCTAAAGTCGCACCTTTTGTCAAAGGTAAAATGTCTTCATTTTTTAAGAGAACCATTGATTCATGCGCTACTTTTAAACTTGCCTCTAAATGACTTAAAGATAAGACAAGATTTTTCATTGATTCGTTTTCGATTCCTTTAAATGGGTTCTCAAACAAACCTAAATCTTTTTTTAATTCTAATATTCGAAGCACCGCTTCATCTAACAATGACATCTGTACTTGTTTTTTTTGAATAAGTGTTTCTAAGTGATTGCTATAGGCAGAAGATGACATTTCAATATCTAACCCCGCTGTGATTCCCTTCAGCGCTACTTCTTCCATGTCTTCTGCATATCCATGAGCAATTATTTGTTTTAAAGAATCATAATCTGAAATGGTAACACCTTTAAAATTCCAAGTATCTCGCAAGACATCTCTTAGTAAATACTTGTTTGCGGTTGAAGGAACACCATCTATTACATTAAAAGCAGTCATCACCAGCCTTGCTCCCGCATCGATAGCTTTTTTATATCCTATAAAATATTGATCATGAAGTGTTTGTCTAGATAAATCAACTGTATTGTAATCTCTTCCACTTTCTGAAGCTCCATACCCTGCAAAATGCTTTACGCAACTAGCTAGAGAACCTACTTTTTCAATTCCATCATTTTGGTAACCCCTTACCATTGCTTCTGCATATTTTCCCGTTAAATATGGGTCTTCTCCAAATCCTTCTACCACTCTTCCCCACCTTGGATCTCTTGACAAGTCTGCCATTGGCGAAAAGGTCACATGAATTCCTGAAGTAGATGCTTCAAGCGCCGAAATTCTTGCAACGGTTTCTAAAAGCGATGGATTCCAAGAAGAAGCAAGTGCAATTGGAACAGGAAAAATTGTTTTATATCCATGAATAATATCTGCCATAAAGATAAGTGGAATCTTATGACGACTTTTCTCTAAATAGGTCTTTTGTACTAATATCATTTCTTCAGGACTACCCACTCCCAAAACAGATCCTGCTAAAAATATTAACTCTTCATTCAAATGAAGGTCTTCTACAGGACCAGATACTTCTTTCTTTAAATCTTTTACAAAGAAGAAAGGAGCTATTTGTAAAAGTTGACCGATTTTCTCTTTTGTGGATAATTGTTTTAATAAGTCTTTCATGAAATAAATCCTCTTTTCCTTGTATAAAGCGTATTAATGATTCTTATAATAAATTGCACAGTAATAAGGAGAAATCATCGTCTTATTAGATAGTTTTAATGAGGATTTATTTGTTAATAAACAATCCATGTCTTTAAACTCTTCTAAATCATACTCTGCTTCTTGATTATTAAAATGACCGATTACTAAAATAAGTTGCTCTTTGTACTTTCTAGTATAAGCAAAAAGAAAAGCGTCTTTTGGATAAATTAAATTGAAATCACCTAAATCGAAGACTGTATATGATTTTCGAATTTCAAATAGTTTCTTGTAAAAGAAAAAAACTCCATCTTGATCTTCTAAATCGAATGTTGCATTTATCTCTTTATAATTTGGATTAACCATAAGCCATGGATTTTCATCGGAAAAGCCTGCATATAATTGATTGTTCCATTGCATAGGAGTTCTTGAATTATCTCTGCTTTTTGCATAGATAGATTCCATAATGTCTTTCATTGGTACTTTTTTATCTAAAAATTCATGATACATATTTAAGGTTTCAACGTCTTTATATTCAGAAATGTTTTGAAAACGAACGCCTGTCATTCCAATTTCTTCCCCTTGATAAACATAAGGAGTTCCCTGCATTGAATAAAGAATTGTCGCCAGCATTTTCGCGCTTTCTTTGCGGTAGGAAAGATTGCCGAATCTAGATACAACACGTGGTTGATCATGATTTGAAAGGAACAGGCTGTTCCATCCATGATTAAAATTTGTTTTTTGTATTTTGTCAAAATAAGCTTTAAATTCTATTAAATCTAATTTTTGAAGCATCCATTTACCGCGTTTTGGAATTTCATCTAACGAAAGATGCTCGAATTGAAAAATCATGTTTAGTAAAGGCGCATTTTGATTGGTTATTTGCGCAGCTTTTTGAATCGAAAGAGTAGGCATTTCTCCAACAGTCATGATATTTCTTCCCTTAAAACAAGTATCATAAAGTTCTTTTAAGTTTTGGTCTAAAAAAGGACCATTTCCAATTTGAACATGTTCAATATCTTTTCCGATTAAATCGATGACATCTAACCGAAATCCATCGATTCCAAGATTCAACCAGTAATTAATCATTTCATAAATAACTTGTCTTAACTTTGGATTTTGCCAATTTAAATCAGGTTGTTTTTTACTAAATAAATGAAAATAATATTGTTTTGTATTTTCATCAAATTCCCAAGCAGAACCAGAAAACACAGATGATATGTCGGTGGGTTTGTCTTTCCATATATAATAATCTCTATATGGATTATCAAGTGATTTTTTTGATTCTTTAAACCAAATATGTTCATCTGAAGTATGGTTAACGACTAAATCCATAATCATCTTCATGTCTCTTAAGTGAACTTCTTTTAATAATTGTAAAAAATCTGAAAAGGTTCCAAAAACCGGATCAATTTGATAATAATCTGAAATGTCATACCCATTATCTTCCATCGGAGATTGATAAATCGGACTTAACCAAATAACATCAACCCCTAGATTTTTTATGTAATCTAATTTTTCGATGATTCCTAAAATATCACCGATTCCATCGTGATTGGAATCTTTAAAACTCAATGGATAAATTTGATAGACAACGGCTTTTTGCCACCACTTTACAGAATCATTCATATTCAAATTAAACTCCTTAAATCAGAAAATAGAAACGTTTCGATTTTCAATTCTATTTTACACGAGAAAATACAAAAATACAATTCTTTTCCTTAACAAAATCTATATTTTTTATCGTATTTAAATAGATCATTTTTAGAATAATGAATCAGTTTATCTTTATAAAATTAAAAAAACACAGGATGTGGTTCCTGTGTTTTTTGGTTTTGGCAGATTAACGTTTACTAAATTGTGGTGCTCTACGAGCGCCTTTAAGACCGTATTTCTTACGTTCTTTCACGCGTGGGTCTCTTGTGATTAATCCAGCTGGTTTTAAAATTTTGCGGTATTCAGGGTTTACTTCTAATAAAGCACGAGTAATTCCTAATCGAATTGCTCCCGCTTGTCCTATTAAGCCTCCGCCATTTACATTGACAGAGATGTCAAAAGTACTTTCGTTTGCAGTCAAAACTAAAGGTTGAGAGACATCCAAGCGGGCAAGTGATGAAGGGACATATTTTGTAAATTCTCTTCCATTAATCATTATTAACCCTTTACCAGGTCTCAATATAACTCTAGCAACAGCTGACTTACGTCTTCCTGTGCCGCGATACATTACTGATTTAGCCAATCTTGGTTCCTCCTATCCTTTCAATTCCATCACAACCGGAAGTTGTGCTTGGTGTTTGTGTTCTGGTCCTGCATAGACAAATAATTTTGTGTACGTTTGATCCCCTAATTTTCCTTTTGGTAACATTCCTTTGATAGCGAGTTCAACCATTCTAATTGGTTTCTCTTCCATCATAACTTTCGCTGTCTTAGTCTTTAAACCTCCAGGATAATTTGAATGGGTATAATAGATTTTATCATTCCATTTATTACCTGTTAATTCAATTTGACTAGCATTAATGACGATAACATAATCTCCACAATCCACGTGTGGTGTAAAAGTAGGTTTATGTTTTCCTCTTAAAACACTAGCGACTTCGGTAGCTAAGCGACCTAATCTTTTTCCAGCTGCATCTACTACAAACCATTTGCGTTCAATTGTTTGTGCATTTGCCATGTAAGTTTTCATTTTATTTCCTCCTTAATTTTTATTAAAGAGCTTGTGGGATCTAAAATAAAAAATGTACCTTAACTATAATATCATCTAGGGCCTTTTTAGTCAACTATTATCGATTCTAATTAATAATCTTTTTCGTGAATTTACCTTTGACTTTTGAGACTCCCGTCATTACTACAAACGCATTTGGATCAATCTCTTTTATAATCGCTAAGTATTTTTGGATTTCATGAGTTGAAATCACGGCAAAAATGACCGTTTTTTCTTGATGTGTATAAGCTCCAATAGCGTCAAGCATCGTCACTCCGTGTGGAAGTCTGGTCTTTAACTCATCCGCAAGTTCAATTCCACAAGTTGTAATAACTTCAAGTTTCATAAAATTATATCCTGTAAACACTTTATCTAAAACAATAGACGATATTAACTGAGACACGATGGTATAAATAGCTATATTAAGTCCGAAAATTAAGCCTGCAGCTAAGATAATTGCTCCATGAAAAATGATTTGATAAAACCCTACTGATTTTCCGGTTTTGATGCTCCAATATTGAAAAATAATTGAAGTTCCTCCGCCTGAAGTTCCTACATTATGTAAAATTCCATTCCCAAGCCCGCCTAACATTCCGCCAATGATGGCGCATGTTAGTATATCATTGCCTAAAATACTCTCTGGCACACGAAACAAAAAGATTACAGAGGCAATAATAACCGAAATAATTGTATAAACAATGAATCGTTTGCTTAATTTAAAATACCCAAATATAAGCAAAGGTATTTGTAAAACAAATGATAATATTCCAAGGTTGAGAATGACATTATTTGATGTGACTTGTTCAATTATATTAATGAAGAGTTGAGATAACCCAGTGATACCTCCGGTATACAATTTGGAGGGATCAATAAAAAACACAATTCCTAAAGCATAAATTGCCGTTCCAACAACGACTAAAAGCAAGGTTTTTGCTTCTTTTTTCATATCTAATTTATTCATAAGTTATTATTTAACGACATCTCCTGTATTTAACGAATTAGGTGCTTCAATGATATGTAAGGTATGATTTTCTGTTTCCCCACATAAAATCATGCCTTCGCTTAACTCTCCACGAAGTTTTACACTTTGTAAATTTATGACTACCAAAACTTTTTTATTTACTAAATCTTCCGGACGATAAAACTCAGCTATTCCGGATACGATTTGTCTTACTTTATCTCCAGTATCAATTTGCAATACTAATAATTTTTTAGCGTTTATATGTGTTTCGGCTTTTTCAATTTTTCCAACTACAACTTCAATTTTGTCAAAATCATCAATAGAAATTTCTGGTTTTAAAATTAATTCTTTTTTGTGTGTAGGGTTCATCATTTCTTTAATAACCTCAATTTCTTTTTCACTATCAAGTCGTGGAAAAAGATGATCTGCTTTTTTAACAACATGGTACTCTTTTTTTTCTCCAAATCCATACGTATCGAAAGTACGAAGCGTCTTTTCAACGTTTAGAGAATCAAAAATTTTATCACAGGATTCTATTAAAATCGGAATATATAAAATAGTTGCGGCACGTATAGCCTCTAATAGGTGATACATTACTGATTCTAACACACCAAGAAGTTCATCGTCTTTAGCTAAATCCCAAGGGGAAGTTTCATCGATTAACTTATTGGTTCTACTAACAAGTTTTGTGATTTCAAAAATAGCTTGGCTAACTTTTAAATCATTCATATAGTTTTGATAATTTTCAAAAGCAAACTGTATCATTTCTTCTAATTCGATTTCCACTTTTTTTAGTTCATGGTTATGATTTGTTTTTTTTACAGAACCCGAAAAGTACTTATTTACCATGCTAATGGTTCTGCTTATCAAATTGCCAAGATCATTTACTAAATCTGTATTGATTCTTGAAACAAAATCTTCAGGAGTAAATAATCCATCATTTGCATATGGAAGTTCTCGCACCACAAAATAGCGAAAAGCATCTAATCCATAACGACTAACAAGTGGTTCAGGATAAATGATATTTCCTTTTGACTTGGACATTTTTCCATCTTTCATCAAGTACCACCCATGAACAAATAATTTAAATTTAATCGGTATATGTAAAGCCATTAAGATTATCGGCCAATAAATTGCATGAAATCTTAAAATATCTTTACCAATTATGTGAACAATTTCATCACCATTCATCCAGAATTTTTGGAATAACCCATCCTTTTCTGAACCATAACCCAAAGCACTAATGTAATTTGACAATGCGTCAATCCAAACATAGATAACGTGTTTTGGATCGCTTTTGACTTTTACTCCCCAATCAAAAGCTGTCCTAGAAACACTTAAATCCGTCAATCCGGATTGAATAAATTTAACGACTTCATTCTTACGAGTTTCAGGAGTAATAAAATCAGGATTATTCTCAATAAAAGACAATAATTGATTGGAATATTTTGTTAGTCTTAAAAAATAGGTTTCTTCTTTTACAATGGAAGTTTCTCTTCCACAATCAGGGCACAATTTCCCGTCCACTAATTGAGTCGGAGTAAAGTATGATTCGCAATCTATACAGTAGTTTCCAACGTATTCTCCTAAATAAATGTCGTCTTGCGAAAGCAGTTTTTCAAAGATATTTTGAACAATATCTTCATGTCTTTTTTCAGTGGTTCGAATAAAATCATCGTTATTTATTTTGAGTAAAGACCACAAATCTTTTGCAAGAGTTGCGATATAATCTACGTATTCTTTTGGTGTTTTTCCATTTGCCTTTGCGGCTTCCTCAATTTTTAACCCATGTTCATCTGTGCCAGTTAAAAATCTAGTCTCATACCCTTGTAATTCTTTGTATCTTTTTAGAGTATCACATAGACAAGTAGTATACGCTGACCCAAGATGAAATTTACCGCTTGTGTAATAAATAGGGGTTGTTATATAAAAAGTTTTTTTCATTCTTCTGTCCTCGTTTCAAAAGCTTTATATAAAGTTCTTTTTTTAATTTCGTCGGCTTTATCTTTTCCTAAAACGTTTTTAATAATCTCAAACGCAAATTCATGTACTGCTCCTGCACCAATTCCGGTAATAATGTTTCCGTCTGTCACCACTAATGCGTTTTCTCTTATACCTTTTGGCATATATACTTCCGTTCCTGGAAAAGAAGTATAGTGCTTCCCATCCAGTAACCCAATCACTCCAAAGACACTTGGTCCTGCACAAATTGCCATCAACCATTTTTGTTGTTCACTAAATTTAATCACTAATTCTAAAGCACTTGGAGTATCTCTTAATACGTAGGCTTGCCTGCCTCCTGGTATAAAAATGCCATCATACTCATCGACATCAATTGAGCTCATTTTTGTATTTACAACCACTTCAGTCTGAAAAGCCCCTGTCACGGTTTTTTTTCCAAAAACACTAACAAGTTCCACTTCAATTCCGCTTCTTTTTAAAAGAGCGACGGTACCAATCGCTTCAATGTCTTCAAATCCGTCTGCTAATAAACATACAAAACGCATGAATAATCACCTCTTAAACAATCTATTATTATATCACTTTTTTAGTTTTTTTTCTAAATAATCTTGATAGATTTTATTTTTAGGAATTCGTGTCATTTGCGATACTTTTTTCATTGCTTCTGTTTTTGATAATCCTGAAGCAATAAAATAATCTACTTGTTCTACGAGACTAATATTTGTATCATATTCTACTTTAGAAACATAACCTTCTACTACTACTACCATTTCACCTTTTAATCCTTGTAATAAAGATAATTCAGATACTTTTCCCTTGATAACTTCCTCAAAGGTTTTTGAAATTTCTCTAATAATTGAAACAACTCTATCCCCAAACACTTGATAAATATCTTGAATCATTTCTTCTATACGGTGAGGGGTTTCATAAAACACCAATGTTTCTTCATGGTATTTTAAAGATTCTAATTCTTCAATTCTTTTAAGTTTTTTGGAGTCTAAAAATCCAAAAAAGAGAAAAGGGGTTGGCTGAATTCCTGACATTAACAAACCTGTAATAGCTGCATTAGCTCCAGGAAGACAAACAACGTTATATCCTTTTTCCATAGCGGCCTGTGCAATTTCATATCCAGGATCATTAAACAAAGGCATACCTGCATCACTCATTAATCCAATATGTTGACCCATTTCTAAAGCGCTTATAATTTCTTCTGTTTGAAGACGTTTGTTATGTTCG is drawn from Bacillota bacterium and contains these coding sequences:
- the rpsI gene encoding 30S ribosomal protein S9; translation: MYRGTGRRKSAVARVILRPGKGLIMINGREFTKYVPSSLARLDVSQPLVLTANESTFDISVNVNGGGLIGQAGAIRLGITRALLEVNPEYRKILKPAGLITRDPRVKERKKYGLKGARRAPQFSKR
- a CDS encoding LacI family transcriptional regulator — protein: MSTIKDVAKAASCSISTVSYALNNDKRIPDITANRIKQIAEEIGYFPMAAARNLKKRNTDTILVAISDFGGPVYHELLDGIQHQLAKNGYTMIVSTGVSSNSLLKERSADGAIITDIHITDESLIQLAKNFRPIIVLDRRLHDINIFNMTIDNHNAMLLMTRQILKKGYVKPAFVHGVKDTYDNITRFSGFMEGLNEQNIELHSEYCGNFTKESGIEIANYIIQNNIDLPDIFVCANDEMAIGIMETFQKIGKEIPNDFGISGFDDIELARYVNPKLSSIRIDHFFWGKAIANTVVSLLKKEIVHIEKQQGTLMFRDSF
- a CDS encoding alpha-glucosidase, with product MNDSVKWWQKAVVYQIYPLSFKDSNHDGIGDILGIIEKLDYIKNLGVDVIWLSPIYQSPMEDNGYDISDYYQIDPVFGTFSDFLQLLKEVHLRDMKMIMDLVVNHTSDEHIWFKESKKSLDNPYRDYYIWKDKPTDISSVFSGSAWEFDENTKQYYFHLFSKKQPDLNWQNPKLRQVIYEMINYWLNLGIDGFRLDVIDLIGKDIEHVQIGNGPFLDQNLKELYDTCFKGRNIMTVGEMPTLSIQKAAQITNQNAPLLNMIFQFEHLSLDEIPKRGKWMLQKLDLIEFKAYFDKIQKTNFNHGWNSLFLSNHDQPRVVSRFGNLSYRKESAKMLATILYSMQGTPYVYQGEEIGMTGVRFQNISEYKDVETLNMYHEFLDKKVPMKDIMESIYAKSRDNSRTPMQWNNQLYAGFSDENPWLMVNPNYKEINATFDLEDQDGVFFFYKKLFEIRKSYTVFDLGDFNLIYPKDAFLFAYTRKYKEQLILVIGHFNNQEAEYDLEEFKDMDCLLTNKSSLKLSNKTMISPYYCAIYYKNH
- the rplM gene encoding 50S ribosomal protein L13, which produces MANAQTIERKWFVVDAAGKRLGRLATEVASVLRGKHKPTFTPHVDCGDYVIVINASQIELTGNKWNDKIYYTHSNYPGGLKTKTAKVMMEEKPIRMVELAIKGMLPKGKLGDQTYTKLFVYAGPEHKHQAQLPVVMELKG
- a CDS encoding DJ-1/PfpI family protein encodes the protein MRFVCLLADGFEDIEAIGTVALLKRSGIEVELVSVFGKKTVTGAFQTEVVVNTKMSSIDVDEYDGIFIPGGRQAYVLRDTPSALELVIKFSEQQKWLMAICAGPSVFGVIGLLDGKHYTSFPGTEVYMPKGIRENALVVTDGNIITGIGAGAVHEFAFEIIKNVLGKDKADEIKKRTLYKAFETRTEE
- a CDS encoding glycoside hydrolase family 3 C-terminal domain-containing protein — its product is MKDLLKQLSTKEKIGQLLQIAPFFFVKDLKKEVSGPVEDLHLNEELIFLAGSVLGVGSPEEMILVQKTYLEKSRHKIPLIFMADIIHGYKTIFPVPIALASSWNPSLLETVARISALEASTSGIHVTFSPMADLSRDPRWGRVVEGFGEDPYLTGKYAEAMVRGYQNDGIEKVGSLASCVKHFAGYGASESGRDYNTVDLSRQTLHDQYFIGYKKAIDAGARLVMTAFNVIDGVPSTANKYLLRDVLRDTWNFKGVTISDYDSLKQIIAHGYAEDMEEVALKGITAGLDIEMSSSAYSNHLETLIQKKQVQMSLLDEAVLRILELKKDLGLFENPFKGIENESMKNLVLSLSHLEASLKVAHESMVLLKNEDILPLTKGATLALIGPYSTSRATVGPWSWHGRRDTNTTLEEALIKADQRLIFVKDSISLLDYTLKDIKQIQRADVVIVAIGENERLSGEAHSLSDIHLPSKQDLLVNMVKALGKKVLVILFNGRPLLLENILDADAILETWFLGSKTAEAITDVLTGKINPSGKLPMSFPKSIGQIPIYYNHLNTGRPYIGPNDDNEFVSRYLDVSNEPLFPFGFGLSYLKLTYKDLRLDKLKITSQETLHASITISNDSTFEGFEIVEVYIRDYTASICRPVKELKQFKKIWINRHSTLTVTFDITINDLMYTIDDGSKTYEMGRFCLMIGPSSNTVLQKDFWLN
- the metG gene encoding methionine--tRNA ligase — encoded protein: MKKTFYITTPIYYTSGKFHLGSAYTTCLCDTLKRYKELQGYETRFLTGTDEHGLKIEEAAKANGKTPKEYVDYIATLAKDLWSLLKINNDDFIRTTEKRHEDIVQNIFEKLLSQDDIYLGEYVGNYCIDCESYFTPTQLVDGKLCPDCGRETSIVKEETYFLRLTKYSNQLLSFIENNPDFITPETRKNEVVKFIQSGLTDLSVSRTAFDWGVKVKSDPKHVIYVWIDALSNYISALGYGSEKDGLFQKFWMNGDEIVHIIGKDILRFHAIYWPIILMALHIPIKFKLFVHGWYLMKDGKMSKSKGNIIYPEPLVSRYGLDAFRYFVVRELPYANDGLFTPEDFVSRINTDLVNDLGNLISRTISMVNKYFSGSVKKTNHNHELKKVEIELEEMIQFAFENYQNYMNDLKVSQAIFEITKLVSRTNKLIDETSPWDLAKDDELLGVLESVMYHLLEAIRAATILYIPILIESCDKIFDSLNVEKTLRTFDTYGFGEKKEYHVVKKADHLFPRLDSEKEIEVIKEMMNPTHKKELILKPEISIDDFDKIEVVVGKIEKAETHINAKKLLVLQIDTGDKVRQIVSGIAEFYRPEDLVNKKVLVVINLQSVKLRGELSEGMILCGETENHTLHIIEAPNSLNTGDVVK
- a CDS encoding YitT family protein, translating into MNKLDMKKEAKTLLLVVVGTAIYALGIVFFIDPSKLYTGGITGLSQLFINIIEQVTSNNVILNLGILSFVLQIPLLIFGYFKLSKRFIVYTIISVIIASVIFLFRVPESILGNDILTCAIIGGMLGGLGNGILHNVGTSGGGTSIIFQYWSIKTGKSVGFYQIIFHGAIILAAGLIFGLNIAIYTIVSQLISSIVLDKVFTGYNFMKLEVITTCGIELADELKTRLPHGVTMLDAIGAYTHQEKTVIFAVISTHEIQKYLAIIKEIDPNAFVVMTGVSKVKGKFTKKIIN
- the rsmI gene encoding 16S rRNA (cytidine(1402)-2'-O)-methyltransferase, which translates into the protein MQRQLHYQNNIATLYLIPTPIGNLEDITFRAINIMKSVDVLYAEDTRVSSKLLCHYEINKPLKSYHEHNKRLQTEEIISALEMGQHIGLMSDAGMPLFNDPGYEIAQAAMEKGYNVVCLPGANAAITGLLMSGIQPTPFLFFGFLDSKKLKRIEELESLKYHEETLVFYETPHRIEEMIQDIYQVFGDRVVSIIREISKTFEEVIKGKVSELSLLQGLKGEMVVVVEGYVSKVEYDTNISLVEQVDYFIASGLSKTEAMKKVSQMTRIPKNKIYQDYLEKKLKK